Sequence from the Seriola aureovittata isolate HTS-2021-v1 ecotype China chromosome 6, ASM2101889v1, whole genome shotgun sequence genome:
GACCGTTAAATTTTCCTGAATACATACAGTGTACTATAATCACATTATGCTCTGGCTGTGACGTCTTCAGCTCTTTAATATCGTCTGGTTCtgtaagaaaaatgaagaaaaacacacttatttTCAGAAGCATAGTCACAGTTAAAGTGATTTTAATTTGCTCTAACAGCAGTTTTAACAGTTATCAACAACATTATTGTTAATATCACATTGTTGCTGTACTGGTTGTCTTGTGCATCAGGATGTTTTAGatgttgatatattttttaatgtcattatgTAAAGACTGTATATGAAATCAAATATTTGGCAAATTTGCTGATGCTTatctattgttgtttttttaattcatcctTTAACATGAATGGTTATTTAATCAATCAatggatgttttttaaatgatcaatgTACCACTTGGTAAAGATTTTACACCAAGAAAGTCAGTAATTACTCTGGCTCCACGCTACAGGCTCTTCCACTTACAGTGATGAATAAACAGGTGCAGGTACCTTTTAATCTTCACTGTCATGGTTTGGAGTGTGTAATAGATACATTTTCCTTTACATAATGAATGTTGGTACTGATCAgcaacatttattaaaaaggacaaacagaaagaaaaatcttatCATTGTAATTTTTATAAGGATAAATCAAAAAAACTcatttcaaataataattaatataattaacttaaataataactaaataattaataacagtAAATATTGTGTTGAAGTTCcaaattcaaatattcatgtAGGGACCATATTTCATGAACCAGGTGTTTTAAAGTCATAGTACGTCACATGGGATCAGTTTTCTCCccaaacactgaaacagtttcaaaGCTGTTTGGTCTTAAGAAAGTGTTTCATACAGATACTCTTACTGCCACATGAGTAACTCAATATTCAACATGTATGTGCAGCACAGACTGTCAGTGAATATACTCCAAATAGTCTTCTTGTGTCATAGATTTAGATCATagaatcagctgtgatcattTTTCATTGGTTACTTACTTCCAGCCTCAGTCTTTTGTGTCACTGGAGTTTGTTTAGCATCTCTCTTCTTGTTCTTGTAGATGGGTTTGACTTCACAGGTGTATGTGGTGAATGGTTTCAGTCCAATAACAAGACATGTTCTTCCTGATGACTCTTTGTTAGCTTTACCTGTGAGTTAAAGTTTCACAAGctgttagtttgttttgttgaatagcaacacaacagagacaaaatTAAGGGTATACACAACAGCTGATTGTTTTTGCACTTTAAGTGACAAGAGAATGGAtgtcaatcaatcagttaatATCATCAATGCATCACTGGTCGATCACCAGCTTTGGCCCTGCAAGCTAAAACTATTGTCCTCATTATGTGATCGTAGGAAAGCAGACTGGGACAATAAAcatgtgaaaactgaaaacctttGTTTCCAGTGATTTAATACAATCACAGTGTTATTTCTGTGTCATATTTCATGTTGATTTTGTGAAACTGTGATTTTCTTATTTACACCTACTAACACTCAGGATGCTGAAGGGTTAGCATGGAGCGCTGTAGCTCCACCAATGACTCAAATGTCCACAGTATATTTTACTATTTAGATAAACTGAATAGAAAAAGGATCTCCAACAACTTCCAGAAATGAATTCCtattaaaagaattaaaaacattagagaGTTAATCTGAATAATTTCACTTACTCCAGTGTGTCTGATGGGAGAGAGTAGAACACAGCTGCAGTCGTATGAAAGCTTATCAAGCTTCTCAAGCTCATGAAGGACTTCTTGACACTTGTCACTGGTTGTGCTCCAACTCCAGCCAATAGACGTATTGGTTACTCTGTCCTTTGTGGCGATTATGTTAAAATCTGTTGGAACATCAGACATCTGTAACAGACTTGAGTTCTGGTGCTACACAGTAATTCACTCCACAGTATCTGAGGATAAAAGCTTTCATTGCACTGAGGTGAAGTGAACATCAACATACCACAGTCAATCCTGACGTCAACAGCAGTTGTGTTTTTGATGGTGACATTGTTGTCCTTGATCTGACCAATACAGCTGTAGTCAGTAAACGGCTCCAGCTCCGACTCCAGCTTAGGCTCAGTGACTCTGCCACTCTCTGAGGAGACACGAGGATGACAGCGTTTCTTCAACAACTAGTATTTATACCTCAGAGCTCATGTAGCAGCAtcttttcagattaaaacaaaTTTGGACTCattcagaaaaatataaaaaaatcttctttttaGGACTGATTCACTGAGAGCACAAAGTAATACCTCACCTTCCCCCTACACTGACAGACGATTCATATCGCttaagttttaattaaaacGGGGAATTGCAGATTCAAATCTCTATTTATTTCCATGTAAATCCATTTATAATATTAGTAACACACAAAGTCTTTTTACTTCTAGTTTTATCACTTACCCCAGCAGGTGTAATCAACAGAGAGATTTTCACAGTTTGGAGGtaattttgtttctattttcgCTGGAAGTTTAGTGGAAACAATCTgatgtatttcatttgtgtttaagaaatctgtggaaaaaaagaaagcacaaaaaatgatgaaataaaatctaaagCACATGCATTTCAAATAAAGGCAGACTCTTTTATACATACCAACAGGGATGATGCTGGTGAGGCTAAAGGAAGTGGTCGGACATGTGAAGTTTGTAgtaaaatctgaacaaatgtCATTGTAACCAGGTTTGACACAGAATGTTTTATTGTCACATCCCACAACATTTGTGGTTGATAGTAAAGAGCTGACGTCCCAATCACTCCGGTAACAAACATGTCCAGGGATGCAGCTGACATCTTCAATGTCATCTTTACCTGAAATACACAAGTGATGCACAAATGTCTCTCCATTTTACACACAGTCTCATTTCTTCaatgaaaagaaagcaagatgcatgacaaaaacatgaattatttttaCTCACTTATGTCAGTCgttgtagttttattttcaggGTGGCTACAGTGTTTTTCACCAGCACCATCAAGATATGTCACATAATGCTCATATTCAGTGCAGGGCTTCAGGTGTTTGATTTCATGTGATGAGCTTTGACTGGACTGATGGACGGTGATGTGTTTTCCAGTGTCTGATCGGCCTTCTTCACTAATGTTTATGGTGTAGTCACGAGGGGTAGAGCTTTTAATGTCAATCTGGAAGCCAAACTTGATGGATGTTACAGTGTAGGAACCTGCAGACATCAACAGAGTTAAGAaactatactacactatactatactgtactatactatactacaatatactatactgtactatactatgatatgatatgatatgatatggtatgatatgatatgatatgatatgatatggtATACTTTACTATTCTATACTAATCTATACTATAATATTCCATACTATAGTTTACTATGCTAGGCATTACTAAACTGTACTCAGTATAGTATAACATGGTATcggctatactatactatattttaatgtactatactgtactacgttgtattatactatactatactgtactacgttgtattatactatactaaggtatactattgctatactatgctatactattatattatacatGACTTTACTATGCTGTATAgtatactgtactataatattCTATGCAATGTTCTAcaatgctatgctatgctatacaATACTTAacgatactatactatactatactatactac
This genomic interval carries:
- the LOC130170662 gene encoding uncharacterized protein LOC130170662, with amino-acid sequence MFQSAASLRSLKTLLLSAGIICQITATAGQRITASSPPQCSYTVTSIKFGFQIDIKSSTPRDYTINISEEGRSDTGKHITVHQSSQSSSHEIKHLKPCTEYEHYVTYLDGAGEKHCSHPENKTTTTDISKDDIEDVSCIPGHVCYRSDWDVSSLLSTTNVVGCDNKTFCVKPGYNDICSDFTTNFTCPTTSFSLTSIIPVDFLNTNEIHQIVSTKLPAKIETKLPPNCENLSVDYTCWESGRVTEPKLESELEPFTDYSCIGQIKDNNVTIKNTTAVDVRIDCGKANKESSGRTCLVIGLKPFTTYTCEVKPIYKNKKRDAKQTPVTQKTEAGKPDDIKELKTSQPEHNVTAFNGHFESKPQTIPVATLDNGKALTVTDILVVLIIIIIIIIINILSAALVYKICVLIHRKSRNDVKGDVMFESTAIYVNAPESAWRRAS